A single Callithrix jacchus isolate 240 chromosome 4, calJac240_pri, whole genome shotgun sequence DNA region contains:
- the HUS1B gene encoding checkpoint protein HUS1B: protein MKFRAKITGKDSLDLFIQVSSTVARLVKVCMLRVCPNGLCFGSVGSGGLQEARLWCEVQQRAFQQFLMEGVSEGLNEIHLELTAEHLSRAARSAVGASSLKLQLTNKRCPCLTVMVELASPLGRVRSVMHDLPVRVLPRRVWRDCLLPSLRPSDVSIYLPRWRTLRSIVERLVNVGSHVLLEANLSGRMTLSIETEVVSIKSYFKNLGNPPKSAVDVPQNRDLESMVQVRVDNRKLLQFLEGQQINPMTALCNIWDNTLLHLVLVQEDVSLQYFIPAL from the coding sequence ATGAAGTTTCGCGCCAAGATCACAGGCAAGGACTCTCTAGACCTGTTCATCCAAGTCAGCAGCACAGTGGCGAGGCTGGTGAAGGTCTGCATGCTCCGCGTGTGCCCCAACGGGTTGTGTTTCGGCTCTGTGGGCTCAGGCGGCCTTCAGGAAGCCAGGCTGTGGTGCGAGGTGCAGCAGCGGGCCTTCCAGCAGTTTCTCATGGAAGGTGTCTCGGAAGGGCTGAATGAGATTCATCTGGAGCTGACGGCGGAGCACCTGTCCAGGGCGGCGAGAAGCGCGGTGGGTGCATCCTCACTGAAGCTGCAGCTCACCAACAAGCGCTGTCCCTGCCTCACGGTGATGGTGGAGCTGGCCTCACCCCTGGGCCGTGTTCGCAGCGTGATGCACGATCTGCCCGTGCGGGTGCTTCCCAGAAGAGTGTGGCGAGACTGCCTGCTGCCCAGCCTGCGCCCCTCGGACGTGAGCATCTACCTGCCGCGCTGGAGGACGCTGAGGAGCATCGTGGAGAGGCTGGTGAACGTGGGCAGTCACGTGCTGCTGGAAGCAAACCTCAGTGGCAGGATGACCCTGAGTATAGAGACGGAGGTGGTGtcaattaaaagttattttaaaaatcttggaaACCCTCCAAAGTCGGCTGTTGATGTGCCTCAAAACAGAGACCTGGAGAGCATGGTGCAAGTGCGGGTAGATAATCGGAAGCTTCTGCAGTTTTTGGAGGGACAGCAAATAAATCCTATGACGGCTttatgcaatatttgggacaatACTCTTCTTCATCTTGTTTTGGTTCAAGAAGATGTCTCTCTTCAGTATTTCATTCCTGCCTTGTAA